A window of Caretta caretta isolate rCarCar2 chromosome 11, rCarCar1.hap1, whole genome shotgun sequence contains these coding sequences:
- the LOC125645229 gene encoding zinc finger and SCAN domain-containing protein 29-like, translating into MTMQSSSAEVTMMESQNRKRAPALTEREVRDLIAVWGEESVLSEIRCSFRNAKTFVKISQGMKDRGHNRDPKQCHVKLKELRQAYQKTREANGRSGSEPQTCRFFDELHAILGGSATTTPAVLFDSFNGDGGNTEAGFGDEEDDDDDDDEVVDSSQQTSGETGFPDSQELFLTLDLEPVPPEPTQAGPSRRRRDLRCMCFNDHRIFSFPEASEA; encoded by the exons atgaccatgcagagctcatcagcagaggtgaccatgatggagtcccagaatcgcaaaagagctccagcattgaccgaacgggaggtacgggatctgatcgctgtgtggggagaggaatccgtgctatcagaaatCCGTtgcagttttcgaaatgccaaaacctttgtcaaaatctcccagggcatgaaggacagaggccataacagggacccgaagcagtgccacgtgaaactgaaggagctgaggcaagcctaccagaaaaccagagaggcgaacggccgctccgggtcagagccccaaacatgccgcttctttgatgagctgcatgccattttagggggttcagccaccactaccccagccgtgttgtttgactccttcaatggagatggaggcaatacggaagcaggttttggggatgaagaagatgatgatgatgatgatgatgaggttgtagatagctcacagcaaacaagcggagaaaccggttttcccgacagccaggaactgtttctcaccctggacctggagccagtaccccccgaacccacccaagcaggacccagcaggcggagaagggacctccg ctgcatgtgtttcaatgatcacaggatcttctccttcccagaggctagtgaagcttag